Proteins encoded within one genomic window of Synechococcus sp. PCC 7335:
- a CDS encoding CsbD family protein, whose translation MSIEDKAKAAAKDIEGKAQEAAGDVTDNSEAQAKGKAKQAEASATKTKENVKDNIKDAID comes from the coding sequence TGAGTATTGAAGATAAGGCAAAAGCAGCTGCTAAAGATATTGAAGGAAAGGCTCAAGAAGCAGCTGGAGATGTAACGGACAACTCTGAAGCTCAAGCAAAAGGTAAAGCTAAGCAAGCAGAAGCTTCTGCAACAAAGACGAAAGAAAACGTCAAAGACAACATTAAGGACGCTATAGATTAA